Proteins encoded by one window of Streptomyces clavuligerus:
- a CDS encoding GntR family transcriptional regulator yields MTLKIVIDAASATAPFEQLRTQISERARSGALPVGYRLPTVRGLAEELGLAANTVAKAYRALEADGVVETRGRNGTFVAAAQGAGARELAAAAKSFAERARRLGADRDTAHAAARDAIRAVYGDD; encoded by the coding sequence ACCGCCCCCTTCGAACAGCTACGGACCCAGATCTCCGAACGGGCCCGCTCCGGAGCGCTGCCGGTGGGATACCGGCTGCCGACCGTGCGCGGCCTCGCGGAGGAACTGGGCCTCGCCGCGAACACCGTCGCCAAGGCATACCGCGCCCTGGAGGCCGACGGCGTCGTCGAGACCCGGGGCCGCAACGGTACCTTCGTCGCGGCGGCACAGGGCGCGGGCGCCCGCGAACTCGCCGCCGCCGCGAAGAGCTTCGCCGAGCGCGCCCGACGGCTCGGCGCGGACCGGGACACCGCCCACGCCGCCGCCCGGGACGCCATCCGCGCGGTCTACGGCGACGACTGA
- a CDS encoding DUF5925 domain-containing protein yields the protein MSVPEPQSERMATAPVPPQHAVPVRITLDDNDSPTDVIDALFLGRFTSGEQPYAHGHQVERVKRDADLLPPGARVLRSARDDDRRAVLAEGEGFTVLVSHWNRGADVTVTAVSAELAERIVKESTADAEDEPEPEPDDVTMGFWYVSPRRGPYRTTRPISAGPWEEIRRNYTAPVAEAMDRLMKVTPDDIAGRLLLLHGPPGTGKTSALRTLARSWQDWCQVDCVLDPERLFSDVGYLMDIAIGEDDESTGKERWRLLLLEDCDELIRGEARHMAGQALSRLLNLTDGLLGQGRNVLVGVTTNEDLERLHPAVVRPGRCLARIEVGPLTHAESVGWLGREEGVGRQGSTLAELYALRRGTGPASVPGQNDGADAGLYL from the coding sequence ATGTCTGTCCCAGAGCCTCAGTCGGAGCGCATGGCCACCGCACCCGTACCCCCGCAGCACGCCGTCCCGGTCCGGATCACCCTCGACGACAACGACTCACCGACGGATGTCATCGACGCGCTGTTCCTCGGCCGATTCACCAGTGGCGAGCAGCCGTACGCCCATGGCCACCAGGTCGAACGGGTCAAGCGCGACGCCGATCTGCTGCCGCCGGGGGCGAGGGTGCTGCGCTCCGCGCGGGACGACGACCGCCGCGCCGTGCTCGCCGAGGGCGAGGGCTTCACGGTGCTGGTCTCCCACTGGAACCGGGGGGCCGATGTCACGGTCACGGCGGTCAGCGCCGAACTCGCCGAGCGGATCGTCAAGGAGTCGACCGCGGACGCGGAGGACGAGCCGGAGCCGGAGCCGGACGATGTGACGATGGGTTTCTGGTACGTCTCCCCGCGCCGGGGCCCGTACCGCACCACCCGCCCGATCAGCGCGGGCCCCTGGGAGGAGATCCGGCGCAACTACACCGCGCCGGTGGCCGAGGCCATGGACCGGCTGATGAAGGTCACCCCCGACGACATCGCGGGCCGGCTGCTCCTGCTGCACGGCCCGCCGGGCACCGGGAAGACCTCCGCGCTGCGCACGCTGGCCCGGTCCTGGCAGGACTGGTGCCAGGTGGACTGTGTCCTCGACCCGGAACGACTCTTCAGCGACGTCGGCTATCTCATGGACATCGCGATCGGCGAGGACGACGAGAGCACCGGCAAGGAGCGTTGGCGCCTGCTGCTGCTGGAGGACTGCGACGAGCTGATCCGCGGCGAGGCCAGGCATATGGCGGGACAGGCGCTGTCCCGGCTGCTCAACCTCACCGACGGGCTGCTCGGCCAGGGCCGCAATGTCCTGGTCGGCGTGACCACCAACGAGGATCTGGAGCGGCTGCACCCGGCGGTGGTCCGGCCGGGGCGCTGTCTGGCCCGGATCGAGGTGGGTCCGTTGACCCACGCGGAGTCGGTGGGCTGGCTGGGCCGGGAGGAGGGGGTGGGACGACAGGGCTCCACCCTGGCGGAGCTGTACGCGCTGCGCCGGGGCACCGGCCCCGCGTCCGTCCCCGGGCAGAACGACGGCGCGGACGCCGGGCTGTATCTCTGA
- a CDS encoding SGNH/GDSL hydrolase family protein yields MKLSRITAFSSSLLLGAALALTGAAQAQAAENAAPVDYVALGDSYSSGLGAGGYDSASGDCKRSNRAFPKLWAAANSPSSFGFTACAGAITSDVTSKQLGPVNASTDLVSISVGGNDAGFADVMTTCVLQSEANCINRVNQARAFVDATLAGRLDSVYNAISSRAPSARVVVLGYPRFYQLNGGCLAGLSENERRAINGGADHLNTALAKRAANHGFDFADVVPHFTGHEICSGDSWLHSVNWLNIGESYHPTASGQSGGYLPAFRSRA; encoded by the coding sequence ATGAAACTGTCGCGCATCACGGCTTTCTCGTCCTCGCTCCTCCTAGGAGCCGCCCTCGCTCTCACCGGAGCCGCCCAGGCGCAGGCGGCCGAAAACGCCGCCCCCGTGGACTATGTGGCCCTCGGTGACTCCTACTCCTCTGGCCTCGGCGCCGGTGGCTACGACAGCGCCAGCGGTGACTGCAAGCGCAGCAACCGGGCCTTCCCGAAGCTCTGGGCAGCCGCGAACTCGCCCTCCTCCTTCGGCTTCACCGCCTGCGCCGGCGCCATCACCAGCGATGTCACCAGCAAACAGCTCGGGCCGGTGAACGCCTCGACCGACCTGGTCTCGATCTCCGTCGGCGGCAACGACGCGGGCTTCGCCGATGTGATGACGACCTGTGTCCTCCAGTCCGAGGCCAACTGCATCAACCGGGTCAACCAGGCGAGAGCGTTCGTGGACGCGACGCTCGCGGGGCGTCTCGACAGCGTCTACAACGCCATCTCCTCCCGCGCGCCCTCCGCCCGGGTCGTCGTGCTCGGCTACCCCCGCTTCTATCAGCTCAACGGAGGCTGCCTCGCCGGTCTGAGCGAGAACGAGCGCCGCGCGATCAACGGCGGGGCCGACCATCTGAACACCGCGCTGGCCAAGAGGGCCGCCAACCACGGCTTCGACTTCGCCGACGTCGTGCCGCACTTCACGGGCCATGAGATCTGCTCCGGCGACTCCTGGCTGCACAGTGTGAACTGGCTGAACATCGGCGAGTCGTACCACCCCACCGCGAGCGGGCAGTCCGGCGGCTATCTGCCCGCCTTCCGCTCACGCGCCTGA
- a CDS encoding CaiB/BaiF CoA transferase family protein, giving the protein MSRADGTRGGGPAQPPRPPQPLPLEGITVVAVEQAVAAPFATRQLGDLGARVIKVERPDGGDFARGYDTAARGLASHFVWCNRGKESVAVDLKDPRGLALVRRLIADADVFVQNLAQGAAARLGLDAATLCAGHPRLVAVDISGYGAGGPYAHRRAYDMLVQCEAGLVSVTGTAEHPAKAGIPAADIAAAMYAFSGVLAALLRRGVSGRGGPVEVSMLDALAEWMGHPLHHGMHGGEPPARTGVAHAVIAPYDAYPTADGGQVLLSVQNDREWRRLAERVLERPELADDPRFASNRARTLHRARTDEAVAGALGRLTAAEAVERLDAAGIACARLNSVADVVAHPQLAARDRWRETPSPAGPLRALLPPIGLPGGPEPRMGAVPALGEHTEAVLRSLGVTEAESLALRRDGVVA; this is encoded by the coding sequence ATGAGCCGTGCGGACGGCACCCGCGGCGGGGGCCCCGCGCAGCCGCCCCGGCCGCCGCAGCCGTTGCCGCTGGAGGGGATCACCGTCGTCGCCGTCGAACAGGCCGTCGCCGCCCCCTTCGCCACCCGTCAGCTCGGCGATCTGGGGGCGCGGGTGATCAAGGTGGAGCGCCCCGACGGCGGGGACTTCGCCCGGGGGTACGACACCGCCGCGCGCGGCCTCGCGTCCCACTTCGTCTGGTGCAACCGGGGCAAGGAGTCCGTCGCCGTCGATCTCAAGGACCCCCGGGGACTGGCCCTCGTCCGGCGGCTGATCGCGGACGCCGACGTCTTTGTGCAGAACCTCGCCCAGGGCGCGGCGGCCCGGCTCGGCCTGGACGCGGCCACACTCTGCGCCGGGCACCCCCGGCTGGTCGCCGTGGACATCTCCGGCTACGGGGCGGGGGGCCCGTACGCCCACCGACGGGCCTACGACATGCTGGTGCAGTGCGAGGCGGGCCTCGTCTCGGTCACCGGGACGGCGGAGCACCCGGCGAAGGCGGGCATTCCGGCCGCCGACATCGCCGCCGCGATGTACGCCTTCTCCGGGGTGCTCGCGGCGCTGCTGCGCCGGGGCGTCAGCGGGCGCGGCGGGCCGGTGGAGGTGTCGATGCTGGACGCGCTGGCCGAGTGGATGGGCCATCCGCTGCACCACGGGATGCACGGCGGCGAGCCCCCGGCACGCACCGGGGTCGCCCATGCGGTGATCGCCCCGTACGACGCGTATCCGACGGCGGACGGCGGCCAGGTGCTGCTGTCGGTGCAGAACGACCGGGAGTGGCGGCGGCTCGCCGAACGGGTGCTGGAACGGCCGGAGCTGGCGGACGACCCCCGCTTCGCGAGCAATCGGGCCCGTACGCTGCACCGTGCGCGGACGGACGAGGCCGTGGCCGGGGCGCTGGGGAGGCTGACAGCCGCGGAGGCGGTGGAACGTCTCGACGCGGCGGGCATCGCGTGCGCGCGGCTCAACTCCGTGGCGGATGTGGTGGCGCACCCCCAGCTCGCGGCGCGGGACCGCTGGCGGGAGACCCCGTCACCGGCCGGGCCGCTGCGGGCCCTGTTGCCGCCGATCGGGCTGCCGGGCGGTCCGGAGCCGCGGATGGGCGCGGTACCGGCGCTGGGTGAGCACACGGAGGCGGTGCTGAGGTCACTGGGGGTGACGGAGGCGGAGTCGCTCGCGTTGCGCCGGGACGGTGTGGTCGCCTGA
- a CDS encoding GntR family transcriptional regulator, giving the protein MTSSFAPDSVVLNRKLPLWYQVSQSLRASILGRGPDASLRLPTEEQLAAHYGVSVLTMRQALKELEEEGLISRHRRRGTFIEPGARRCAPRRLLGSIDAIVAQQSGERTAVLGHGPVPVPGEIAEHFPGLTEVVTYRRLRSDGESGEPTNWAENAVRPDVAARLDVADLERWPMTKVLRDAVGVRISRITDTVEARLADPVTAHLLQVPLLSPILHYTGVTYDEDGRVVDVARIHYRGDRFSFSVTVAAE; this is encoded by the coding sequence GTGACCTCCTCCTTCGCCCCCGACTCGGTGGTTCTCAACCGCAAGCTGCCGTTGTGGTACCAGGTCTCGCAGTCCCTGCGGGCCTCCATACTCGGGCGCGGCCCCGACGCCTCGTTGCGGCTGCCCACCGAGGAACAGCTCGCCGCGCACTACGGGGTGAGCGTGCTGACCATGCGCCAGGCCCTCAAGGAGCTGGAGGAGGAGGGGCTCATCAGCCGCCACCGCCGGCGCGGCACCTTCATCGAACCGGGGGCCCGGCGGTGCGCCCCCCGCAGGCTGCTGGGCTCGATCGACGCGATCGTCGCCCAGCAGTCGGGCGAGCGGACCGCGGTCCTCGGCCATGGCCCGGTCCCGGTGCCCGGGGAGATCGCCGAGCACTTCCCCGGCCTCACCGAGGTGGTCACCTACCGCAGGCTGCGTTCGGACGGCGAGAGCGGCGAGCCGACCAACTGGGCGGAGAACGCGGTCCGCCCCGATGTGGCGGCCCGGCTGGACGTGGCGGACCTTGAGCGCTGGCCGATGACGAAGGTGCTGCGGGACGCGGTGGGGGTGCGGATCAGCAGGATCACGGACACGGTGGAGGCACGGCTCGCCGACCCGGTGACCGCGCACCTGCTCCAGGTGCCGCTGCTCAGCCCGATCCTGCACTACACGGGGGTGACGTACGACGAGGACGGCCGGGTGGTGGACGTGGCCCGGATCCACTACCGGGGGGACCGGTTCTCCTTCTCGGTGACGGTGGCCGCCGAATGA